The nucleotide sequence AAAGTGGAAGACATGGTTCAGGAATATTCCTAGTCAATTATTAGTTTTTGCAAGGAAAGAAAAGAGGTTTGTGGTATAGAGATATACCATTATGTCGTGGCTGTGCATTGTATGCAATGTTAGCTTCTTTAATCCAGGTGAATTCTGTAGTAACCTTGATATACCAGGGATAATGGATCGAACAAACTCCGTTTTAACAATCAAAGTTTGGACCTTGAGCGTTGGGAAAGGAACACCACGGAGCTCGGCGAGAGACAGAATCTAACAAAACGAGATGAAATATGATAGGTCATAGTCATACTAATGAAAATCATTTGTTAGAAACCACTAACCACTTAACAAGATCATGTTCAAGGCTTTAATAATACAACTATACAAGTACGTacgtttaattatatatatatatatatatatatatatatgtgtgtgcaCTTGGATGTAATTATGTAAACactctcaaacaaagaaaaccttAACCATCAAAACAAACATTAACCGTGCAACCAACTGAGAATTATGCATGCATGGCCATGGTAAGTTTTAGGGCTAGCTTTAGAGTATGTAAGAATTGAAACATACCTGAAGAAGGGTTTCCCCAAGAGTAAGCCTCTCTACGTTGTGTGATTTTGCTAGCATCTCCAGCGCCATGGTTTGATAAAAATCAGCCTTCGAGGGAAACAGTGAGAGACAGACAATGTTAAGGTCAGCTTCGGTCAAAGAGGAGACATCCACTAAAGTAGATGGTGACACCGAGTATCTCAATCTCAAACGATGGATGTGTGGCGCTATAATCACAACTGGCCCTGAAGTCAGACACTCCCGATCTATATCCAATATCCTCAAACTCGGTGATTTACTCAGATCAAGACGCTCAAGTAATGTGCAATTGTCCAGTGTCAAGCTTTCGAGGATTGGACAGCCAGAGAGAATATTATCAATGGATTCATCTGAAAGTCTACAAGCAAGCAGCGACAAGTTCCTTAGGGATTTCCAAGACACTATGCAACCGGGAATCATATCACAAAAGTCCACTACCACGGTGAGTTGCTTTAGAGAGGAACTTAGATAGAAGATATCCGGAAAACTGTAAGTCTTGGAGTATGTAAAATCTACAATGGACACAGACAGCTTCTGCACATTGCGGGAGAGAACGAACTCGATCCAGTTATTAACCTTGGCTGCATTGTAATCAGCCCTCATAATAAGATCGCAACTAGTGATATTGGGAGCCTTGTAGGAAGTTAGGGTTTGGTTTATCGCTCCATCCTTTAGTCTAAACTCATGGATGTAGAGAGAAGGTGTCTCGCACCATACATGCCTCCACCGTCTGGATAAGACGCAAGTTCTCATGGCCAAATCGGTGGGAATAAAGGAGAGAATATGTTGAAGGATGTCATCTGGCATAGAGTTGATGAAATCTGCACCGTGTTGGATTCTGCAGTGGCTATGGTTTTTACCACGTTTTCGGCACCCCCGTCTCCCTCGCCTGTTCGCCATGATAAAGCAAGACGTTTTAGGTTTTCTTTTGCTTGCACAACACGTATACGTGTTGGTGTTGTGTGATtaagaaattaaacaaacaaagtaaaattgctcTCCGAATAAGAAGAAGTTGTAAACGATTCTCTAAAAACTTGTTTATTGATCGGATAATGTCATTGCCCTAAGGTCTAcactatttattgattaattaatgATCTTAACGTATTTCTAACTTAATATGGAAAACTAACAAATCAGAGGGAATAAAGGAGAGATTTTTGTATCCAGAAAATAAAAGGGGATCACTAATTCGTATATGTAATATggaaaatagtatatatactcatTCGTATAAGCGTTTTACATGATAAATTGCTAGTAAaaaatactctctccgtttcaaaatataggatgcttAAGGTAAGGCACACATATTAAGAtagtttacttttcttttaaaaagtatcatatatatttaaattaaaaaaaattcaaccaataataaagAAGACTGCATAAGTAAtgattgtaaattattaaatatatattaaaatttgcatGGAAAATTACAagacatcttatattttgaaacaaagaaaagaggccaaaacatcttatatattgaaacggaggaagtaaaTAAATTCAACGACAAAACCATCACTCAAGACTTTGACTCTCAATTTAGGATAATATCACAAGagtaatacttttgtttttccaaaaaaaaaacagaaaaagttgAAGGGACGGATTATTTATGAGTTATTAAACAGGATCCGCAATGGAGCATTAATGTAAACCATTTAACCAAACTTCTCATTCAAAAATAGCACAACAATAATTatgcatatataaaattatatattatactttaaaattatgtatgtatagttattgttgtattatttttgaatgattatatattagagtataaatatataacagtaATTATAGTGTGAataatgtaatataattattatattgcATTAAGACAGTTTCACCTGACTGAAATGAGTTGTGCATCTTAATTTGTTGAATAATTCATGTAATGTTATGTAGCATATAAAAACGTGACAATAAGCTTAGTGTAGCACATAATAATGAATTGATTGTGAATTTAGTGATCATTTG is from Camelina sativa cultivar DH55 chromosome 20, Cs, whole genome shotgun sequence and encodes:
- the LOC104768435 gene encoding putative F-box/LRR-repeat protein At3g28410 encodes the protein MANRRGRRGCRKRGKNHSHCRIQHGADFINSMPDDILQHILSFIPTDLAMRTCVLSRRWRHVWCETPSLYIHEFRLKDGAINQTLTSYKAPNITSCDLIMRADYNAAKVNNWIEFVLSRNVQKLSVSIVDFTYSKTYSFPDIFYLSSSLKQLTVVVDFCDMIPGCIVSWKSLRNLSLLACRLSDESIDNILSGCPILESLTLDNCTLLERLDLSKSPSLRILDIDRECLTSGPVVIIAPHIHRLRLRYSVSPSTLVDVSSLTEADLNIVCLSLFPSKADFYQTMALEMLAKSHNVERLTLGETLLQILSLAELRGVPFPTLKVQTLIVKTEFVRSIIPGISRLLQNSPGLKKLTLHTMHSHDIMDMRRLKGLIPDQHCWRSTCEVFPTSKEIYNMLGCNDATSKFLASFIELVVRNAKTLERMVIWLGGSYFNDAQWFEEMLQMVETISHNNNVSIVLKRSNC